A stretch of Kyrpidia spormannii DNA encodes these proteins:
- the cbbX gene encoding CbbX protein: MAEAESPQVDLHEIAKETAIYEVLDQLDRELVGLRPVKTKIREIAALLLVDRMRKQVGLKTPPPSLHMSFTGNPGTGKTTVALRMADILHRLGYVRKGHMVAVTRDDLVGQYIGHTAPKTKEVLKRAMGGVLFIDEAYYLYRQENERDYGQEAIEILLQVMENQRDDVVVILAGYKDRMEQFFKSNPGMSSRIAHHIEFPDYTLDELMDIAKLMLADMGYRLSPAADRALRSYIERRKQMPRFANARSVRNALDRARLRQANRLFARPCTCSVEDLMTIEEEDIMASRVLQQSQAGAT, translated from the coding sequence AGTTGGACCGCGAGCTGGTCGGACTGCGGCCCGTCAAGACGAAGATTCGCGAGATCGCCGCCCTCCTGCTGGTGGACCGCATGCGCAAACAGGTCGGACTGAAGACACCTCCTCCCTCCTTGCACATGTCCTTCACCGGGAACCCGGGGACGGGCAAAACCACCGTCGCCCTGCGGATGGCCGATATCCTGCACCGCCTCGGGTACGTGCGCAAGGGCCATATGGTGGCCGTCACCCGGGATGATCTGGTCGGCCAGTACATTGGACACACGGCGCCCAAAACCAAAGAGGTGCTCAAACGGGCCATGGGCGGTGTGCTATTTATCGACGAAGCTTATTACCTCTATCGGCAAGAGAATGAGCGAGATTATGGTCAAGAGGCGATCGAGATTCTGCTTCAGGTGATGGAGAATCAGCGAGATGATGTGGTGGTCATCCTGGCCGGGTACAAAGACCGCATGGAGCAGTTCTTTAAATCCAACCCGGGCATGAGCTCGCGCATCGCACACCACATTGAGTTTCCCGATTACACCCTGGATGAACTGATGGACATTGCAAAGCTGATGCTGGCCGACATGGGTTATCGCCTCAGCCCCGCGGCGGATCGGGCATTGCGGAGTTATATCGAACGGCGAAAACAGATGCCCCGTTTTGCCAATGCCCGCAGCGTGCGAAACGCCCTCGACCGGGCGCGGCTTCGCCAGGCCAACCGCCTCTTCGCGCGGCCCTGCACCTGTTCGGTCGAGGACCTGATGACCATCGAGGAAGAAGACATCATGGCGAGCCGGGTCCTGCAGCAGAGCCAGGCCGGCGCCACCTAA
- a CDS encoding NAD(P)/FAD-dependent oxidoreductase, with protein sequence MGMDIHHGAEQTDVAVIGGGPSGLFAAFYCGMRGLSCRLIESLPQLGGQLTALYPEKFIYDVAGFSKIRAGDLIERLKAQMMQFEPDIRLSEQVLKLEKLDERLFALHTTQGVHTAKAVIICGGIGMFTPRKLPAAEAGDFEGRGIDYLMKETEAYRDKRVLVVGGGDSAVDYALMLEPVARQVTLIHRRDQFRAHEHSVRRLYDSSINVHVFTELQAILGGDRVEGATLLNNRTKETREIAVDVILSGLGFSASLGPMKTWGLNIEGNEIVVNSRMETNIPGVFAVGDINTYPGKVKLIVTGFGEATIAVNHAKTYIDPSARTNPGHSSSRTDMPVDRVTTGSR encoded by the coding sequence ATGGGAATGGACATCCACCACGGCGCGGAACAAACCGACGTCGCTGTGATCGGCGGCGGCCCAAGCGGATTGTTTGCGGCATTCTACTGCGGGATGCGCGGACTTTCCTGCAGGCTCATCGAAAGTCTGCCTCAGTTGGGCGGCCAATTGACGGCCTTATACCCCGAAAAGTTTATTTACGATGTGGCGGGGTTTTCGAAAATCCGGGCCGGGGATCTGATCGAGCGCCTGAAAGCGCAAATGATGCAATTTGAACCGGATATTCGCCTGTCTGAACAGGTTCTGAAACTCGAAAAACTGGATGAGCGCCTTTTCGCCCTCCATACGACCCAAGGGGTGCACACCGCCAAAGCGGTCATCATCTGCGGTGGGATCGGCATGTTCACGCCGCGCAAACTGCCGGCCGCCGAAGCCGGGGATTTTGAAGGGCGGGGGATCGACTATTTGATGAAGGAGACCGAAGCCTACCGCGACAAGCGAGTGCTGGTGGTCGGAGGCGGGGATTCGGCGGTGGATTATGCGCTCATGCTCGAACCCGTGGCCCGGCAGGTCACCCTCATCCATCGGAGGGATCAGTTCCGCGCCCATGAGCACAGCGTCAGGCGGCTCTATGACAGTTCGATCAACGTTCACGTGTTCACCGAGCTCCAGGCGATTCTCGGCGGGGACCGGGTGGAAGGAGCCACGCTCCTCAACAACCGGACAAAAGAAACCCGGGAGATCGCCGTGGACGTCATCCTCAGCGGCCTTGGCTTCAGTGCCTCCCTTGGCCCCATGAAGACTTGGGGACTCAATATCGAGGGGAATGAAATCGTCGTCAATAGCCGGATGGAGACCAACATCCCCGGGGTGTTCGCTGTAGGGGACATCAATACCTACCCGGGCAAGGTAAAATTGATCGTCACCGGTTTTGGCGAGGCGACGATCGCGGTCAACCACGCAAAAACGTATATCGATCCCAGCGCCCGCACAAACCCGGGTCACAGCTCCAGTCGCACCGATATGCCCGTGGACCGCGTGACGACGGGTTCGCGGTAA